TCACCCAACTGTCCGAAGTGGAATTCCGCCGTGTCGTCGATGTCGACCTGGTCGGATCGTTCCTGCTGGTCAGATCGCTGCTGCCGCTGCTGGTGGAGCGGCCCGGGGCCAGGGTGGTGCTGTTCTCCTCGGTTGCGGGACTCCGCGGCCGACCGGGCGCGGCGCACCTGTGCGCCGCCAAGGCCGGCATCGCCGGACTGGTCGTCGCCCTGGCCAAGGAACTCGGACCACGCGGGGTCGCGGTGAACGCGGTCGCGCCCGGCCCGGTGATCGCCGACGAATCGGCGGAGCACGAGTTCCCGGCCGGTGTCGCGCCCAGCACCGCGCAGCAGGTCGCCGACGCCGCGGTGTACCTGGCCTCCGATCGCAGCTCGCCGATCCAGGGACAGGTGCTGGTCGTCAACGGCGGCCAGCCCTGACCGTCCATCTCCCACAGGAAGCAGGTGTCACAGATGACCGACCGGCTCGGTCTCGACGGGAGAACCGTGTTCGTCACCGGGGCGAGCAGGGGCCTCGGCCGCGCCATCGCGCGCAAGATGTGCGCGTCCGGCGGCACCGTCTACCTGAATTATTCGAGGTCCGAGGTGGCAGCCAAGGACGCGCTGAACGAGCTCGAACCGTTGCCCGGCAACGCGATCGCGGTCAAGGGAGATGTCAGCGAGCCGGACGAGTTCCGCCGGCTGCTCGACCAGGTGCGCGACCGCAGCGGCCGGCTGGACGTGTTCGTGCACAACGCCGCGACGTTCCGGCCGATGTCGGCGATCTCCCCGGACCCGGCCGCGTTTCTCGCCGAGCAAGCGCTGGCGCTCAACCCCCTTTTGCACGGCATCGGGCAGCTCACCGAGCTGGTGGCCGCGGACGGCCGGATCGTGGTGATCTCCAGCAATGGCGCGGCGAAGGTCATCCCCGGTTACGTCGCGGTCGGGGTGGCCAAGGCGGCGCTGGAGAACTTGGCGCGCTATCTGGCCGCGGAACTGGCCGGGCGCGGCATCGCGGTGAACGTGATCGCCACCGCGCTGCTCGACAAGGGCGACGAGGGCAGCAAGGTCGACGAGGACCTGCGCCGGATGCTCGCCGCGCGAACCCCGGCCGGGCGGCTGACGAGACCCTCCGACGTAGCCGACGCGGTCGCGCTGCTGTGCGCGCCGGAGGCGCACTGGATCCACGGGCAGGTGCTGACCGTCGACGGCGGACTGGGACTACGGGCTTAGAAAGCTGTCTCAAGAGTGGTTTGCGTAGCGGTGCGCACCGCAAGCGGCTTACGCCGCCAAGAAAACAGACCCTAAGGGAGGTGGCATGAATCGGCTCGAAGTGGACTTCTGCGTGGTGGGTGGCGGCCCGGCGGGCCTGACGCTGGCGCTGCTGCTCGCCCGGTCCGGGACGCGGGTGGCGGTGGTGGAGAAGGCGAAATCCTTGGACCGCGAGTACCGCGGCGAAATCCTGCAACCGGGCGCGCTCGCACTGCTCGACGAGCTGGGCGTGTGGCCGGGAATCCGGCAGCGCGGCGGCTACCAGCTTTCCCGGTTCCGGCTGGTCGATCGCGGCCGGGTACTGATGAACATCGACTACCGCGCGCTGCCCGCGCCGTTCGACTTCCTGTTCAGCGTGCCGCAGCGGCATGTCATCGAGGAACTGCACAAGGCGTGTCTGGGCCAGGAGAACCTTTCCGTCCTGGAGGGAGCCTCGGTCCACTCGCTGATCTTCGACGGTTCGCGAGTCACCGGGGTGATCCGCGGAAGCGGGGAGCGGGCCGGTGAGGTGCGCGCGCACTGCGTGGTGGCCGCCGATGGTCGTTACTCCAAGGTCCGGAAACTGGCCGACATCGCCTACGACCGGATCGAGGCATTCGAGCACGACGTCCTGTGGTTCAAGCTGCCCGCCCACGAACGCGCGGTGCACGACGTGCAGGTCTTCCGCGACGCGGGAAGCCCTGCGCTGCTGCACGATTCGTACCCGGGCCGGTTGCAGATCGGCTGGACGCTGCCGCACCGCGGCTACCGGCAACTCGCGGCGCGGGGGATCGAGCACGTCAAGGAGCAGATCGCCCGTGCGGTGCCACCGTACGCGGACCTGGTGCACGAGGAGATCACCAGCCTCAACGACATGACCCTGCTCGACGTTTTCGCCGGCACGGCGCGGACCTGGGCCCGAGACGGTCTGGTGCTCATCGGCGACAGCGCGCACACCCACGGTCCGATCGGGGCGCAGGGCGTCAACCTCGCGATCCAGGACGCGGTCTGCGCGCACCCGGTGCTGATGAAGTCCCTGCGGGCCGGCGATCCGAGCACCGCGGCGTTGGGCGAGTTCGAGCGGTTACGCCGCCCGGCCATCGAGAAGGTCATCGCCTTGCAGAGCAGGCAGGCCAAGGCGATGTTGTCGACCGGGCGGATCACGAACGCGCTTCGTCCGGTGCTGGCCAGGGCGCTGGCCCACACCCCGGTGTACCGCAAGGTCCTGGACCAGATCGCCTTCGGCGACCGGCAGGTGCGGATCCACTCGGAACTGCTCGTCGCGTGACCCGGGCCATCGACCACAGTCAGGAGGGCAAATGCGGATCGTCGACCTGTCGTCGCCGATCGACGCCGAGTTCTGGGAACCGGACCCGATCAAGCACGAGGTACTCAGCCCCGCCGCCGGGGCCCGGCACGTGGTCTCGGAGATGCGCGAGCACTTCGACCTTGAGCTGGCCGTCGAGGACCTACCGGACGGCGAGTTCCTGAACAACGACTTCTTCTACCTGTCCACGCACACCGGCACGCACGTGGACGCCCCGGCGCACTACGGGTCCCGGGGCCCCGACGGTCCACCGCGGACGGTCGACCGGCTGCCGCTGGAGTGGTTCTTCAACCGCGGCGTGGTGCTCGACCTCCGCGACCGGCCGGTCGGGGTCGCGGATGCCGACGACCTGCGCCGGGCGCTGGACCGGGCCGGGCACGAGCTCGCCCCGATGGACATCGTGCTGCTCGACACCGGCGCCGACCGGTTGCTGGGCGGTCCGGACTACTTCACCCAGTTCGTCGGGCTGGACGGTTCGGCCGTGGAGTTCCTGCTCGCCGCCGGGGTCCGGGTGATCGGCACCGACGCGTTCAGCCTCGACGCCCCTTTCCCGAACATCATCGAGCGGTTCCAGGCTACCGGAGACCGCAGCGTGCTCTGGCCCGCCCACTTCGCCGGCCGCTCCGTCGAATACTGCCAGATCGAGCGGTTGGGCAACCTCGACTCGTTGCCCAGATCGGCCGGATTCATGGTGAGCTGCTTCCCGGTGAAGATCGCCCGGGCCGGCGCGGCCTGGTCGCGCGTGGTCGCACTGCTCGACGACTGAAAAAACGACTGAAACAACTGAAAAACGACTGAAACAACTGAAAACGACTGACCCCACGGCGAACGACCTAAACCACCGCCGCACTCCCCACGACCGAGGAGCATCCGCGATGACCGACTTCGCATCGGCCGGGAAAGTCAGCTACGTGCTGCTGCCGCCGGAGATGGGGGAGCAGCTGAGCATCTTCGGCAATGCCTTCTCGATGAAGCTCAGCGGGGACGCCTCCGACGGCTCGCTGGCCATCATCGAGGCCGTCTTTCCCCCGGGCGGCCACGCGCCGCCGCACCTGCACCGCACCCACACCGAGTCGTTCTACGTGGTGGACGGACTTTTCGAACTTCGCACCGGCGACGAGATCGTCGAAGCGGGGGCGGGAGCCTTCTGCTACGCGCCACGGGGCGTGCCGCACGCGTTCCGCAACATCGGCGACCGGCCGGGCAAGCTGCTCAGCGTGATCAACCCGGCTGGCTACGAGAACCACTTCCGGGAGATCGATGCCCTGCACGAGCCCACCGCCGAAGCGCTCAAGGAGATCTTCGACCGATACGACCAGGAACCCGCCTAGGGCCTGTTTTGTAAGCGGCGTAAGCCGCTTGCGGTGTGGGACTCAGCTTGCACCGCTGCCCAAACAGGGTCCCAAACGGCTCAGACGTCGCCTGGCGAGGACAGCACAGCGCCGTGTATTGGGCATACATAAGTCGGGGATCCCGGAGCCCAGGCGGCGACGGTAACTCCCGCAGGGGGGCCGCTACCCGCACCGCTACGCAAGCGACTTTAAAAACATTTCCTAGCCGGGCAGGACGAGGAGGACCTAGGGTATGGCAACGCTGTTCGACGAGGTCAAGTTGGGCGATCTGGTGCTGCCCAACCGGATCGTGATGGCCCCGCTGACCCGCAACCGAGCCGGCCGGGACGGCGTGCCCGGCGAGCTGGCGGCGACCTACTACGCGCAGCGCGCCTCGGCCGGGCTGATCATCGGTGAGGGCAGCCAGCCCAGCGCGGTCGGGCAGGGCTTCTTCGACACACCCGGTCTGCACACCGCCGCGCACATCGCCGCATGGAGCGAGGTCACCGCCGAGGTGCACGCCGCGGGCGGCCGGATCTTCGCGCAGCTGATGCACGCCGGCCGGATCGGCCACGCCGACCTGGTGGCACCCGAGGTCGGGACCGGTCGCTACCCGGTGGCGCCGTCGCCGATCCGGCACGCCGGACAGGCCCGGACCCGCCACGGCTCCCCGGACTTCCCGGTACCGGTCCAGCTCACCGAAGCCGAGATCTCCGACACGATAAGGGATTTCGCCGACGCCGCCCGCAACGCGATGGCCGCCGGGTTCGACGGCGTGGAACTGCACGGCGCGAACGGCTGCCTGCTGCACCAGTTCCTCGCCGACGGCACCAACCGGCGCACGGACCGCTACGGCGGCTCGATCGGCAACCGGATCCGCTTCACCCTGGAGGTCACCGAGGCGGTCGCCGCGGAGATCGGCCCGGATCGGGTCGGGTTGCGGATCTCCCCGGGCAACCGGTTCAACGACATGTCCGAATCGGACACCGAGGAGCTGTATCCCGCGCTGTTGAGCGCGATCGCGCCGCTGGGCATCGCATTCCTGCACGTGTACGAGGTCGGCAACCGGCAGGTGGTCCGCGCGTTACGGGACTGCTGGGCAGGGACGTGCGTGCTCAACCCGCACCCGGCCGGGCGGACGCCGGTGGACCTGGCGGCGGCGCAGCAGGTCATCGACGAGGGGCTGGCCGAGTTGGTCTCCTTCGGCCGGAACTTCATCGCCAACCCCGACCTGCCGCACCGGCTGCGGTCCGGGATCGAGTTGACCGAACCGGACCCGAGCACCTTCTACGGCGGCGACCACCGCGGCTATACGGACTACCCGACAGCCGAAGGCTAAAGAGTGTTTCACTAGGGGTTTGCGGAGTGGTGCGGGTAGCGGCCCCCTGCGGGAGTCACCGTCGCCGCCTGGACTCCGGGATCCCCGACTTACGTATGCAATGTGGACGGACGAGAGGATGGGAATGCGCACCAGGACATTGGGTTTCGGCGGGCCGGTGGTGGCCGAGATCGGGCTGGGCACGATGGGGATGGGCGGCTCCTACGGGCCGGTGGACAAGGCCGAGTCGCTGGCCACGCTCCGGCTCGCGCTGGATTCCGGAGTCACCCTGATCGACACGGCCGACTTCTACGGTCAGGGCGCCAGCGAGGAACTGGTCGGCAAGGCGGTGGCCGGTCGCCGGGACGAAGCGGTGGTGGCGACCAAGACCGGCATGCGGTTCGGGCCGGGCGGCCCGCGGCCGGACGGGTCGCCGGAGTTCATCAAGGCCCAGCTCGACGGGTCGCTGCGGCGGCTGGGCGTGGACCACGTCGACCTGTACTACCTGGCCAGGGTCGACCCGCAGGTGCCGATCGAGGATTCCGCGGGTGCGCTGGCGGAACTCGTGGCCGCGGGCAAGGTCCGGCACATCGGGCTGTGCGAGGCCGCCCCGTCAACGCTGCGCCGAGCCGCCAAGGTGCACCGGATCGCCGCGCTCCAGACCGAATACTCGCTGTGGGAACGCGGCGTCGAGCAGCAGATCCTGCCCACGCTGCGGGAACTGGGCATCGCGCTCGTCGCCTACCGGACGCTGGGCAGCGGGTTCCTCAGCGGCAAGGTCGCCCTCGACCGGCTCGACCAGGGCGACTGGCGGCGCAACGATCCCCGGTTGCAAGGCGAGAATCTGGACCGCAACCTGGAGATCGTGTCGGTGGTGCGCGAGGTCGCCGAGCGGCGGAACCTGACCGCGGCGCAGCTCGCGCTGGCCTGGGTGCTGTCCCGGGGGCCTGACGTGATCGCCATCCCCGGCACCAAGAACCGCCGTTACCTGCGGGAGAACCTGGCCGCGGCGGATGTGCGGATCGCCGTCGAGGAATCGGCCGAACTGCTCGAACTGGTGCCGCACGGGGCGGCCGGCCAGCGGTACCAGCCCGCGCTGATGAAGACCATCGACGCCTGAGCGGAGGAGATCGGCATGACGGCCTCGGGATGGGAACCGGACCCGGACCGGATTCTCCAGTTGGGATTGTCCTTCTTCGGTTCGCGCGCTCTGCTCAGCGCCGTCGAGCTGGGCGTGTTCACCGAACTCGCGGACGGACCCGTAACGGGCGAACGGCTGCGGAGCAGGATCGGCCTGCACCCGCGTGGGGCTCGGGACTTCCTGGACGCGCTGGTGGCGATGCGGGTCCTCGACCGGGAGGACGGGAAGTACTCGAATTCACCGGATGCGCAGCGTTTCCTCGTGCGCGGCCACGAGGAGTACATCGGCGGCAGCTTGGAGATGGCTGCCTCCCGGTTGTGGGGCTTTTGGGGTGACCTCACCACCGCTCTGCGCACCGGAGGGCCGCAGAGCGAGAAGAAGGACGGCGAGCCGGACGGCTTCGACGCCGCCTACGCCGACCCGGCGCGACTACGCACGATGCTCGCCGCGATGACCGGCATCACGCTGCCGAGCGCCAGGTCGATCGCCGCCAAGTTCCCGTTCGATCGCTACCAGACCTTTATCGACATCGGCACCGGCGAGGGCGCCCTGCCGGTGCAGGTAGCCGCCGCGCATCCGCACATCACCGGCGGCGGCTTCGACCTGCCGCCGGTGGGCCCGGCGTTCGACGAGTACGTCGGCAAGCACGACCTCGGAGATCGACTGCGGTTCTGGGGCGGTGACTTCTTCGCGGGACCGCTGCCGCAGGCCGACGTGCTGTGCTTCGGGCACGTCCTGCACGACTGGGACCTGGACCGCAAGCGCGAGCTGCTGGCCAAGGCCTACACCGCGCTGCCCGACGAGGGCGCGCTCATCGTGCACGAAACGCTGATCGACGACGACCGGCGGGACAACCTGTTCGGCCTGTTGATGAGCCTGGACATGCTGATCGAATCCACCGGTGGATTCGACTTCACCGCGGCGGACTGCCGGCAATGGTTGCGGGAAGCCGGTTTCCGCAAGACCTGGACGACCGAGCTGACCGGCCCGCACTCGATGATCGTGGCCGTGAAGTGACCCGCGAACCCACCCGAGGGGACCCGTGATGATCTTGGTCGTGGGCGCGACCGGTAACGTCGGGCGCGAAGCGCTCGACCTGCTGGCCGCCGAGGAGATTCCGGCGCGCGCGCTCACGCGCTACCCGGGAAAGGCGGCGCCGCCGCCCGGGATCGTGGCCGTCGGCGGCGATCTGACCAGGCCGGAGACCCTGCCGGCGGCGTTCGCCGGAGTCGACGAGGTGTTCCTGATACTGGCGGCCACGGTGGACCTCCCGGCGCAACGGCTGGCGGCGATCCTGCGGATGGCCGTCGACGCCGGTGTCCGCCGGCTGGTTCTGGTGTCGTCCATCTCCGCGGCGACCGCGCCCGGGAACGCGGTCGGCCGGCGGCACCTCGAACTGGAACAGGCGGTCCGGGAGTGCGGGCTCGCCTGGACCTTCCTGCGCCCCGGCATGTTCATGTCGAACGCGCTGGACTGGGCGGCCTCGATCCGGTCCGATGGAATGGTCCGGGCCGGGTACGGCGATCTGACCACCTCGCCCACCGATCCGGCCGACATCGCGGCGGTGGGTGTGACCGCATTGCTGACCGACGGCCACGAAGGCAGGATTTACCCGCTGAGCGGCCCGGCGGAGATCTCGCCCCGGGAGCAGGTGCGGGTGCTGGGCGAAGTGCTGGGCCGGCCCATCCGGTTCGAAGAGCTCTCGCCCGTGGCTTTCCGGCGGCAACTCCACTCCCACGCGCCCCCGGCAGTGGTCGACGCGATGCTGGCGATGCTGACCTCACCGACCGGCGGACTGTCCGAGGTGCTGCCGACCGTGCCGGAGGTCCTCGGCCGCCCGGCCCGCACCTTCGAGCAGTGGGCCGGCACCCACGCGGAGCTGTTCCGGAGCTGACCGTCACCGCCCGTTGGATAGGATTGCCGGGTAAGCATGACCAGCACTGCAGGGCGGCGGATGAGCGTGGCAGACTCCCGAGGATCCGCGGTCGCGGGTGCCCAGACCCTCGACCGGGGAATCCGGATCCTCTGGCACCTGGCCGAGCGGCCGAACGGTGAGACGCTGACGGAGATGGCGCGCTCGCTGGGACTCAACCGCAATGCGCTGCACCGGATGCTGGAAGCGCTCGCCGCGCACAACCTGGTCCGGCGGACCGAGGACAAGCGGTTCCACCTCGCCTACGGGCTCGTGGAGCTGGCCTCGGCCGTGGACAGCGATCTGCGTGGCCTGGCCTACCCGATCATGGCGGCGCTGGCCGACTCGGTGGACGCGACGGCGCACCTAATGGTGCCGGTCAGCGATGTCGAGGTGCAGGCCGTGCTGGTGGTCGAGCCGCGACTGGCCGCCGCGCACATCGCGTTCCGGACCGGGCAGCGCCACCCGATCGACCGCGGCTCGGGCGGCATCGCGATCCTGGCGGGCCGCGCGGCTCGCCACGACGATCCGGCCGAGGTGATGACGGCCCGCGAACAGGGCTACGCCGTGTCCACCGGGCACGTGATTCCCGGCGTCATCGGGGTTTCGGTGCCGGTCGAGACCCCGCCGACCATGTCCGAGGTGAGCATCGGCGTATCCCTGGTCGACCCGGAGGCGGTCGACCAGGTAGCGCCGCAGGTGGTGAAGGCGGCCCGCGAGCTCAGCGCGCAGCTGTTCGCCTCGCGTTCGCGGGTGCGCTGAACCTCACCGCCGGTAGACCGGGTCGGTGGCGTCCCGCCGGGAGCGGACCCAGGCCGGGTTCAGGCGGTCGGTGACTCGCTGCGTGCGGTATTCATCGAAGACCACGATGCGGTCGGCGATGCGCCACCGGCCGCCGCGCCGCTCGAACCGGTCCACATAGCGGCACCGGATGGTGGCCAATTCCTGTTCGGACGACCCGTCTTCCGGTGCCTGCCTGAGGTAGCACAGGCAGTACGACTCGACCTCGGCGCTGCCCTCGCCGGTGAAGTCGATGAGCACGTTGCTGATGAAGTGCTGCGAGGAATCGATGGTGGCGTGCCGCTGCCGGATGTCTTCGATGAGCCCGTCCACGGGTCCGTGGTATCCGCCGTGGTTGTCGATGGCGTCGGGGAAGTAGCAGTCCCGGATGCCGTCGTAGTCGAGCCGGTCCACCGCCCTCGCGTAGCGGTGGAGCACCTGCTCGATGGCGACCCGATCGTCCGATGTGGTCACGCGGCGCTCCCCGCTTCGTGGACCCGTTGTGCGGCTTGCTGCCCGGCGAGCCGGCCTAGGACCAGTGCGTGGGCCACGGAATTCCCACCGCCGACGTAGCGTTCGCCCAGGATTCCGCCGGCCGCCTCACCTGCCGCGTACAGGCCCGGAACCACTCGGCCTCCGGTGTCGAGCACGCGGGCGAGGCTGTCGATGCGCAGGCCGGTGTGGGTGCACACCAGCTCCGCCGGGAGCATCCGGACGGCGTAGAACGGCCCGGTTTCCACCGGGGGCAGCCGCGGATCGACCTGCTTGGCGGCCAGCGACTCGTGCCGGAGGAAGTCCGCGTCGTGGCCGTTGCCCAGCAGCGCGTTGAACCGCTCGATGCTGCGGACCAGGTTGGCTGGCGGGACACCGATTCGCGCGGCCAGTTCGGGCAGGGTGTCGGCGCGGCGGACGATGCCCTTGCCGACCTCTTCGAGGACCCGGTCCGCGGCCCAGTCGGCGTATCCGGGCGGCAGGCCGGTTCGGGCCGTCTCGTCGAAGACCGCCCAGACGAATCCGCCGTGCTGCTTGAGGATTCCGGGACTGACCGCATACGGGGCGTCCTCGTCCATGCACCGCCGGCCGTCGGAATCGACGTGGATCCGGGCCGGCGGCGGGAATCCGCTCTGCCAGTGGTGGAACCGCTGGAATTCGGCGGTGACCAGCAATAGCCCCCAGCCCCGGCCGAACAGCGACAGGCCGTGCCGTTCGGCCAGCGCGACGTGATCGCCCCGGCTGCCGGGGGCAGCGACCACGAACAGGCTGTCGCCGGCGATTCGGGCGTCCGGGAAGTATTCCCGCACCAACTCGGGGTTCTGCGCCAGCCCGCCGCAGGCGACGACGACCGAAGGGGCGGTGACCTCCGCGTCGTCGACGACCACCCCGCGCACCGCCGGTCCGTCGCGGAGCAGGTCGGTGGCGCGGCTGCCGAGCGCGAGGTCGACCTTGAGCCGCCGGCGAGCGCGGTCCAGCGCCTGGATGAGCCCGTAACCCTGGTCCTTGGGCACGTGGCCGCGCCAGACGTCCTCGACACCGGCACGGGTGAGTCCCGGCATGTGGGCGTTGCGCGACAACTGCGCGGGAATCTCCACGCCCAGCTCGACCAGCCAGTCAATGAGCGTGCTCGACTGCTCGCAGAACATCCGCGTCGGACCCGGCAGCACGCGCCACTGGTTGAGGTCCATGTAGTGCTGGAACATTCGCGCCGGGGAGTCCTCGACGCCCAGCGCCCGCTGCACGCTGGTGGCCGCGGCGGTGAGCATTCCGGCGGAACGCTGCGTGGAACCGCCGATTTCGGCCTCGGATTCGAGCACCAGCACCCGCAGCCCCTGCTGCGCCGCCGACACCGCAGCCGCCAGTCCGGCACCGCCGGCGCCGATGACGACCAGGTGGTAGTCGTAATCCATGGATCTACCTCAGACGTGTTGGGAGCCGCCGTCGACCGGGATCACCGCACCGGTGATGTACCGCGCGCTGTCGGACAGCAGGAAGTACAGGGCGCCGAAGACCTCGATGGGCGCGCCGACCCGGTGCAGCGGCACGGTGCGCAGCGCGCGGTCGAGCGCCGCCGGGTCCTCGCGCACCCATCGGGTCATCTCGGTGTCGACGAAGCCGGGTGCGATCGCGTTCACCCGGATGTTGTCCGAGCCCAGTTCCACGGCCATGCAAGCGGTCAGGTGCCGCACCGCGGCCTTGGACGAGTTGTAGGCCGCCCGGGTGGCGCGCACCCGGACCCCGGCCACCGAGGCCATGTTGACGATCGCGCCGCCGCCGTTGGCCCGCATGTGCCGGGCGGCGGTCTGCGCGCCGTAGACGACGCCGTTGACGTTGACCTGGTAGGTCGAGGTGAGCTGATCCGGCGGGATGTCGGTGAATTCGGCCTGCGGGAAGACCCCGGCGTTGTTGATCCAGAAGTCGACGCGGCCGAATTCGTCGAGCCCGGCGCGCAGCAGGGCGTCGTGGTCGGCCGGGTTCGTGACGTCGGCACGGCGGCCCGCCACCCGGCCCGCGCCCGCGAGCTCGTCGTTGATCTGTGTGGCGACTTCGGGCGCACCGGCGAGGTCACCGGCGACGACGTTGATGCCGCGCCGGGCGAGCTCGGTGGCGAAGACCGCCCCCATGCCGCGTCCCGCACCGGTAACGACGGCGACCGTGCCGAGAAGTTCGGGGTAGCTCGCCGAGATGGGGCTGGCGTCCGCGCGCGTCGGGTTCGTCTGGTCGTTGGCGGTGGTTGCCGTCATGAAGGATTCTCCAGGGTTTCGCGGGAAATCGGTGGTTTCAGTCGCGGGTGACGACCCGCTCGGCGATCCGCCAGCGCCCGTCGTGGCGGACGACGCGGTCCTCGATGGTGGTGACCCGGTCGATCGCCACGACCTCGCAGCCGTCCTGCTCCGTGGTCCGCACGATGAGCAGGTTCGCCTTGACGTGGCATTCGTTCGTGCCGACCTCGCGGGCGATGCAGACGTTGGTGACGATGTGGTGGGCTCGGGGGTTGTTCGCGGCGAAGGCGGCGGCGAATTCGATGAGCGCTTCCCGGCCGCGCACGGGCGCCGGGTAGGTGGGGGAGCGGAACACGCCGTCCGGGGTGAAGGTCTCGGCCCACTGCCGCGCCGCGCCGCCGTCGATGGCGTGCCCCTGTTTCCCCAGCAGGTTCAGGATTTCAGACAGCGGACCCGTCATGACGGGTTGTCCTGGGCCAGGGCCGTGGTGATGCGGTGGTAGATGCCGCCCGATACCAGGCCGCCGTCGACCACGATCTCGGTGCCGTTGATGTAGGCCGCTTCGTCGGAGAGCAGGAACGCGACGGTCCGCGCGACCTCTTCGGGCGAGGCGACCCGGCCTGCCGGGACGGACCGGAGGCTCTCGTCGACGAACCGGCCGTCTCCGGAATTCAGCAGGGGAGTATCCACCAGGCCAGGGTGGACGGAGTTGACCCGGATCCCCGCGGCCGCGAATTCCAGTGAGGCCACTTTGGACAGTCCGCGAACCCCCCACTTGCTCGCTCCGTAGGAAGCCGAGAAATAGCCGACCATGCCGGCGATCGAGGACACGTTGACCACCGCGGCGCCACCGGCCTGGGCAAGCGGGCCGACGAGGAACTTCATGCCGTAGAAGACGCTCGACAGGTTGATGTCCATGACGCGGTGCCAGTCCGCCACGGACGTCTCGGCGATACCCTTGCGGAAGCTCACCCCGGCGTTGTTCACGAGTCCGTGCAACGCTTTTCCGTCGAGCGCCGCCGAAAGAGATTCCCACGCGGCCGGATCGGCCACGTCGAGATGGTGGGCCCGGCCGGTGCCTCCGCCGGCGGCGGTGATCTCCTCGGTGACGGCGCGGGCGGCGTCCAGATCAATGTCGGCCACCAGGACTTCGGCGCCTTCGCGGGCGAGCCCAAGCGCCTCGGCCCGGCCCATGCCGCTACCGGCGCCGGTCACCACGATCCGCCGGTCGCGAAACCGTGCGGTCATAGCGCGAGCTCCTTCCCCCTGGTCTCCTTGATGAACAAGGACATGATGAGGCTGATCAGTGCGCAGGCGACGAAGTACCCGGCCGGAGCGAGCTTGTTGCCCGTCGAACTCACCAGCAGTGTCGCGATGAACGGCGCCGTACCGCCGAGCAGCATGTTGGTCACGTTGTTGCCCAACGCGATTCCGCTGTAGCGGAACCGGGCTCGCAGCATCTCGGCATACGTGGCGAACGAGACGCCGTTGACGACGGAGACGCAGATGAACAGCACCGTCGGGCCCAGGATCGCCAGCGGCGCGGGACCGTCGGCCATCAGCATGAACATCGGCACCCCGAACACCGCACCGGCCGCTGAGCCGCCGATGAACACCGGCTTGCGGCCGATGCGGTCGCCGAGATAACCCGAGATCGGCAGGGTGATCACGCCCACGACCATGGCGATGCAGGTCGCGGTGAAGGCGAACTGGGGCGAGCGCTGCCCGGCGGTCTGCAGGTAGGTCGCGGCGTAGACGGATGCGATGTAGTAGCCCCCGGTGATCACCGCGCCGAGCAGGATGATCGTGAGGATCTGCCGCCACGCGGTCGAAAGCAAGGCGAACAGCGGGACCTTGACGACCACGTCCCGCTGCTGGACGTCCTCGAACTGCTCGGTCTCGTCCAGCGAGTTCCGGATCCACAGCCCGACCAGGCCGATGACCAGGCTCAGCAGGAACGGGATGCGCCAGCCCCAGGCGTCGACCTGCTCGGCGCTCAGGCCCGTGGTGAGTGCGAGCGCCATCAGCGAGGCGCACAGCGACCCGATGTAGGTGCCCGAGTTGACCATCGACGTCTGGAAGGCGCGCCACCGGGGCGGGGCGTGTTCGGAGACGAACGAGTTGGCGCCGCCCAGCTCGCCTC
The sequence above is a segment of the Saccharopolyspora phatthalungensis genome. Coding sequences within it:
- a CDS encoding SDR family NAD(P)-dependent oxidoreductase; its protein translation is MTATTANDQTNPTRADASPISASYPELLGTVAVVTGAGRGMGAVFATELARRGINVVAGDLAGAPEVATQINDELAGAGRVAGRRADVTNPADHDALLRAGLDEFGRVDFWINNAGVFPQAEFTDIPPDQLTSTYQVNVNGVVYGAQTAARHMRANGGGAIVNMASVAGVRVRATRAAYNSSKAAVRHLTACMAVELGSDNIRVNAIAPGFVDTEMTRWVREDPAALDRALRTVPLHRVGAPIEVFGALYFLLSDSARYITGAVIPVDGGSQHV
- a CDS encoding nuclear transport factor 2 family protein, yielding MTGPLSEILNLLGKQGHAIDGGAARQWAETFTPDGVFRSPTYPAPVRGREALIEFAAAFAANNPRAHHIVTNVCIAREVGTNECHVKANLLIVRTTEQDGCEVVAIDRVTTIEDRVVRHDGRWRIAERVVTRD
- a CDS encoding SDR family NAD(P)-dependent oxidoreductase, yielding MTARFRDRRIVVTGAGSGMGRAEALGLAREGAEVLVADIDLDAARAVTEEITAAGGGTGRAHHLDVADPAAWESLSAALDGKALHGLVNNAGVSFRKGIAETSVADWHRVMDINLSSVFYGMKFLVGPLAQAGGAAVVNVSSIAGMVGYFSASYGASKWGVRGLSKVASLEFAAAGIRVNSVHPGLVDTPLLNSGDGRFVDESLRSVPAGRVASPEEVARTVAFLLSDEAAYINGTEIVVDGGLVSGGIYHRITTALAQDNPS
- a CDS encoding MFS transporter, which translates into the protein MANSTTEGATTAADREGARPAQSHAKVIRAAILGTVVEYYDFGIYGYMATMLSTHFFVKGDPTTALLGTFAAFAVAFFLRVPGGIFFGHIGDKYGRKKALTWTILLMAVATALMGLLPTYATLGVWATTLLTLSRCLQGFAAGGELGGANSFVSEHAPPRWRAFQTSMVNSGTYIGSLCASLMALALTTGLSAEQVDAWGWRIPFLLSLVIGLVGLWIRNSLDETEQFEDVQQRDVVVKVPLFALLSTAWRQILTIILLGAVITGGYYIASVYAATYLQTAGQRSPQFAFTATCIAMVVGVITLPISGYLGDRIGRKPVFIGGSAAGAVFGVPMFMLMADGPAPLAILGPTVLFICVSVVNGVSFATYAEMLRARFRYSGIALGNNVTNMLLGGTAPFIATLLVSSTGNKLAPAGYFVACALISLIMSLFIKETRGKELAL